From Candidatus Cloacimonadota bacterium, one genomic window encodes:
- the gpmI gene encoding 2,3-bisphosphoglycerate-independent phosphoglycerate mutase: MKKKVMLMILDGFGLSENNEGNAIKAANTPNLDKLFHQNLWTKLKCSGNEVGLPKGIMGNSEVGHLNIGAGRIVYQDITRINKSIRNKSFFENHEFKNATEHCKKFDSSLHLFGLVSDGKVHSSLVHLWALLKMAKQNNLTKVYLHAFMDGRDTSPHSGKEFVEQCLSKMKEIGVGKIATISGRYYAMDRDNRWKRVQKAYDAIVYGKGNECDNPIKAITKSYAENITDEFIIPTVLQENDQPVASVRDNDSIIFFNFRADRAREITKSFILPQFDKFPTKKYSNLSFTSMTEYEDTLSPFIHIAFKPIHLKNVLGKILADNNISQLRIAETEKYAHVTFFFNGGVEKPFKNEERILISSPKVATYDLQPEMSAFLVCNRVIAEIRKNKFQTIILNFANSDMVGHTGDFKAAVKAVETVDECVGKIVRVLYENDYKFLITADHGNAEQMLAADGSPFTAHTTNKVPFITSERDREKFILRNDGKLADIAPTILYVLNIPTPKEFTGKSLIKKV; this comes from the coding sequence ATGAAAAAAAAAGTAATGTTAATGATCCTAGATGGATTTGGATTGAGTGAAAACAATGAAGGAAATGCGATAAAAGCAGCAAACACCCCAAACTTAGATAAGTTATTTCACCAAAATCTTTGGACAAAATTGAAATGCTCTGGGAATGAGGTGGGATTACCAAAAGGAATTATGGGGAATTCGGAAGTTGGACATCTGAATATCGGAGCAGGAAGAATTGTTTATCAAGATATTACCAGAATAAATAAAAGCATTCGGAATAAAAGTTTTTTTGAGAATCATGAATTCAAGAACGCAACGGAACATTGTAAGAAATTTGATTCCTCTTTGCATCTTTTCGGGCTTGTGTCCGACGGCAAAGTGCACAGCTCACTTGTTCATCTTTGGGCTCTGCTCAAAATGGCAAAACAGAACAATCTGACAAAAGTTTATTTGCACGCTTTTATGGATGGGAGAGATACATCCCCACACAGTGGAAAAGAATTTGTTGAGCAATGTCTAAGCAAAATGAAGGAAATCGGAGTGGGAAAAATCGCTACAATTTCAGGCAGATATTATGCGATGGATAGAGACAATCGCTGGAAACGAGTTCAAAAAGCCTATGATGCGATCGTTTACGGAAAAGGAAATGAGTGCGATAATCCAATTAAAGCAATAACAAAAAGTTACGCTGAAAATATTACCGATGAATTTATTATCCCCACTGTTTTGCAAGAGAATGACCAACCGGTTGCATCTGTTCGAGATAATGATTCAATCATCTTTTTTAATTTTCGAGCAGATCGGGCCAGAGAAATTACGAAAAGTTTTATTCTTCCCCAATTCGATAAATTCCCTACAAAAAAATATTCAAATCTATCCTTTACTTCGATGACGGAATACGAAGATACGCTTTCACCATTTATCCACATTGCTTTTAAGCCGATTCACTTAAAAAATGTTTTGGGAAAAATATTGGCTGATAATAATATTTCACAGCTTAGAATCGCAGAAACCGAGAAATATGCTCACGTTACTTTTTTCTTTAATGGTGGAGTGGAAAAGCCATTTAAAAATGAAGAGCGAATTCTAATTAGCTCCCCTAAAGTTGCAACTTATGATCTTCAGCCTGAGATGAGTGCGTTTTTGGTTTGCAATCGGGTTATTGCAGAAATTCGCAAAAATAAATTTCAAACGATCATCCTAAACTTCGCAAATTCGGACATGGTTGGTCACACAGGTGATTTTAAGGCAGCTGTAAAAGCAGTAGAAACAGTAGATGAATGCGTAGGTAAAATTGTGCGGGTGTTATATGAAAATGATTACAAGTTTTTGATCACAGCAGATCATGGTAATGCAGAACAAATGTTAGCAGCGGATGGATCGCCCTTTACCGCTCACACAACCAACAAAGTTCCCTTCATCACATCCGAACGGGATAGGGAAAAATTCATTCTTAGAAATGACGGAAAACTTGCAGATATTGCTCCCACAATTCTATATGTTTTGAATATCCCCACCCCAAAAGAATTTACCGGAAAAAGTTTGATCAAAAAAGTTTAA
- a CDS encoding YjjG family noncanonical pyrimidine nucleotidase, producing the protein MKYDFILFDLDNTLFDYNRAEKNAFSKMLEIFCIEGNLETIREKYHKINLQLWQDFEKNLINAQDLRIERFRRFCRQENFDFDPAEMSRSYLKFLSEGTFLIENAVNVVSSVADRKIALITNGFSEVQYPRLINSALSPYFNEIFISEEIGYSKPHPAIFEFVFKQMSHKDKNTAIIIGDSLNSDIKGGNDFGIATCWFNIYNHENKSDIKPDYEISELIELLNIIRVHA; encoded by the coding sequence ATGAAATACGATTTTATCTTATTCGATTTAGACAATACACTTTTCGATTATAATCGAGCGGAGAAAAATGCCTTTTCCAAAATGTTAGAAATTTTTTGTATTGAGGGCAATCTTGAAACCATACGGGAAAAATATCACAAAATTAATTTGCAGTTATGGCAGGACTTTGAAAAAAATCTCATTAACGCTCAAGATTTACGCATTGAGCGTTTCCGCAGATTTTGTCGGCAGGAAAACTTTGATTTTGATCCGGCAGAGATGAGCAGATCCTATCTGAAATTTCTCTCTGAAGGAACATTTCTGATTGAAAATGCAGTGAATGTTGTTTCATCTGTTGCTGATAGAAAAATAGCGTTGATCACGAATGGATTCTCAGAAGTGCAGTATCCGAGATTAATAAATTCGGCTCTTTCTCCATATTTCAATGAAATTTTCATCTCTGAAGAAATTGGATATTCCAAACCTCATCCTGCAATTTTCGAATTCGTATTTAAGCAAATGTCTCACAAAGATAAAAATACGGCAATAATAATTGGCGATAGTTTGAATTCTGACATAAAAGGTGGTAACGATTTTGGAATTGCCACCTGTTGGTTTAATATTTATAATCACGAAAATAAATCCGATATAAAACCGGATTATGAAATAAGTGAATTAATCGAACTGTTAAATATAATTAGAGTCCATGCGTAA
- a CDS encoding tetratricopeptide repeat protein: protein MSKKFPKHKHEIKEDKFVTFVFQSADYLKENWKKFAIGGVAVIVIILAIITFTSQHHSLTKEALQQFSKAMNLYNDQDFLKAESKFKEISIQYGSTKYGQYALLYLGKIAVSKDSVDYDVAMDYFEKASKIKNKMYKQAALLGEAKCYLANGNEDEYYTRLRKIIREFSNFYKTPNYIFEIAEYYYNNGEKDKALVYYNQIVDGFKKSNLYNKAKTKSDAIKTENFVL from the coding sequence ATGTCAAAGAAATTTCCCAAACATAAACACGAAATAAAGGAAGATAAGTTTGTAACTTTTGTTTTCCAATCGGCAGATTATCTGAAAGAAAATTGGAAGAAATTTGCAATCGGTGGAGTAGCGGTTATCGTCATTATCCTTGCTATAATTACATTTACATCACAACATCACAGCTTGACCAAAGAAGCACTCCAGCAGTTTTCCAAAGCAATGAATCTATACAATGATCAGGATTTTCTTAAAGCGGAAAGTAAATTTAAAGAGATTTCTATCCAATACGGCTCCACGAAATATGGGCAATATGCTTTGCTTTATCTCGGTAAAATTGCTGTTTCCAAAGATAGCGTGGATTATGACGTGGCAATGGATTATTTTGAAAAAGCAAGCAAGATTAAAAACAAGATGTACAAGCAAGCGGCCTTACTTGGAGAAGCAAAATGCTATCTGGCAAACGGAAACGAGGATGAATATTACACTCGTTTGAGAAAGATAATTAGAGAATTTTCGAATTTCTACAAAACGCCAAATTACATCTTTGAAATTGCGGAATATTATTATAACAATGGGGAAAAAGATAAAGCTTTAGTTTATTATAATCAAATAGTGGATGGATTTAAAAAATCAAATCTGTATAACAAAGCAAAGACAAAATCGGATGCGATAAAAACAGAAAATTTTGTTCTGTAA